A portion of the Malassezia japonica chromosome 3, complete sequence genome contains these proteins:
- the CCT6 gene encoding T-complex protein 1 subunit zeta (BUSCO:EOG09262516; COG:O; EggNog:ENOG503NVVE), with amino-acid sequence MPLSSDALDALHDVHSTGVLAAGAEARSPSLRPISEIPPPMGTASNSAAPPRAALMRPPGAGADIPPLSPQELDLGYLSPMMAPRDDKAQTDMHLPVPGDAASTVPFTPPLAPSSIDTQPRPVSPLRPVAVPASAPDPARDGGLVDPELMGMAPSPSEFRTTPHASRAVRDQVTAAQRAASPSSLARANTLPSQRPPSVHAHHGAPPAGADRNTQHTDLARHASASHRPPAALERKESSASPSREEHRFRWSLGDYMLGKTIGAGSMGKVKYGCHKTTGEKVAVKIIPRNTSVNAVQHQAREKAKRNGTPLPRDLSDDPELQSALQRAAAKDKSKEVRIMREGSLQLLLRHPHICGMREMIVHNNHYYMVFEYINGGQMLDYIISHGRLRERSARNFARQIGSALQYCHANNVVHRDLKIENILISKSGNIKIIDFGLSNLYSPNSHLNTFCGSLYFAAPELLNARVYTGPEVDVWSFGVVLYVLVCGKVPFDDQNMPALHAKIKRGIVEYPVWLSAECKQLLSRMLVTNPQQRATLSEVMTHPWMMKGYDHVESPHLPARVPLRPGMLDMRVVEGMTGFEFGSAFEIETRLNEVLRSDAYAPVLANWDRQHGHGSSLGLELPMRQNSDESASSDSSRSRLSRQLTGGINFYKRRLSLKSRDEDESSRADQPPGIKGPLDPTLGFHPLISIYFLVQEKMHREKVYGQISFASSDIALETSSTAHVALGNAVSPPSASPKTASPIASIQPMPTSADIPHEPVKVPEMTHSSHRTTDLPSSFMGPAPPPRAAGPQTPSATTSELPTPVFESRQKSQPRGVMLGMPRARAHADELESSLRANLAQGDVPAWHNKHLPQPPNDGSGRAVPRRSMSLSGSVRSNSPSQSAYAGRHSPIASPLGLGGMQRALPSLSTIAAEDGTAPGRMTPNSTSANSALSAHTAPASMPEPGLSRRFGSMLGRFPAQQRVAPSDAASLPSPRTPQNEAPLPPTPSEAAQGEEGVGYASGDMPMSPEEAMSKPVFLKGLFSVHTTSRRSRAVIRRDLIRVLEEMGIPHREIRGGFECVYQPSVNVDGEGESLSATTSRTTTALAHTAEATRSTVSTPGGDTGSVDVGEMAIPGGSRDVSLVATGIGEVGIDRPRADAPGGEADLSAVFFEVFVVKVPLLLGINGLQFRRMSGNPWQYQMLAKRILHELKLTMSAIELINPRAESVRRIQALQVNIAGAIGLAQVVRSNLGPRGTLKMLVDGSGNLKMTKDGKVLLTEMQIQNPTAAMIARTAVAQDEQCGDGTTSVVILVGELLKQAERYIQEGVHSRVISEGFDVAKAGVLKFLDEFKRTLPMDRSTLISVAHTALATKLSGKLATQLADSIVDAVLAIKPRDPATEAPAPATDGSTEDVGQWNIRDPIDLHMVEIMKMQHKSDTDTQLVRGLVMDHGARHADMPKRVKNAFVLTLNVSLEYEKTEINSGFFYSSAEQREKLVESERRFVDAKLKKIIELKNEVCDAPAGTPENERKSFVIFNQKGIDPMSLDILAKNGILALRRAKRRNMERLQLCCGGVAQNSVDDLSPEILGWAGLVYEHTLGEEKYTFVEDTKDPKSVTLLIKGPNAHTINQIQDAVRDGLRAVKNAVEDKALIPGGGAFEVSASAYLLDTVRRSAKGRAKLGVEAFAHALMIVPKTLASNAGLDIQDAIVALQDECADGHTVGLDLQTGECMDPMVNGVWDNYRVKRHMIHSSAVIASNLLSVDEILRAGRSSLKGDGPGPGPM; translated from the exons ATGCCGCTGTCGAGCGACGCTCTCGACGCTCTCCACGACGTGCACTCGACCGGTGTACTTGCCGCTGGTGCCGAGGCACGGAGCCCGTCGCTGCGGCCTATTTCCGAGATCCCGCCACCGATGGGCACAGCCTCGaactcggcggcgccgccccgcgCAGCGCTCATGCGCCCGCCTGGCGCGGGAGCCGATATTCCGCCCCTGTCGCCACAGGAGCTGGACCTCGGTTATCTGTCGCCCATGATGGCGCCACGCGACGACAAGGCACAGACCGATATGCACCTCCCCGTGCCCGGCGATGCAGCGAGTACTGTGCCCTTtacgccgccgctggcgcCTTCGTCGATTGACACGCAGCCGCGCCCCGTCTCTCCCCTGCGTCCGGTCGCGGTGCCTGCGAGTGCGCCGGACCCGGCGCGCGATGGCGGCCTGGTCGACCCTGAGCTCATGGGCATGGCGCCTTCGCCGTCCGAGTTCCGTACCACCCCTCATGCCTcgcgtgcggtgcgcgaccAGGTCACTGCTGCACAGCGTGCCGCGAGTCCCTCGTCGCTGGCGCGCGCTAATACGCTGCCGAGCCagcgcccgccgagcgtgcacGCCCAccatggcgcgccgcctgctggtGCGGACCGGAATACGCAGCATACTGACCTGGCGCGGCATGCGTCTGCGTCGCACCGCCcccccgcggcgctggagcgcAAAGAGAGTTCTGCGTCCCCttcgcgcgaggagcaccgCTTCCGGTGGTCGCTGGGCGACTACATGCTCGGCAAAACGATTGGTGCGGGCAGTATGGGCAAGGTCAAGTACGGTTGCCACAAGACCACGGGCGAGAAGGTTGCTGTAAAGATTATCCCCCGCAACACCTCGGTGAATGCCGTGCAGCaccaggcgcgcgagaaGGCGAAGCGCAACGGCACGCCCCTCCCCCGCGACCTGTCCGACGACCCCGAGCTGCAgtctgcgctgcagcgtgctgcGGCCAAGGACAAGTCGAAAGAGGTGCGCATTATGCGTGAAGGCAGCCTGCAGCTCCTTTTGCGGCACCCTCACATCTGCGGGATGCGGGAGATGATTGTGCACAACAACCACTACTACATGGTCTTTGAGTACATCAACGGAGGCCAGATGCTGGACTATATCATCTCACATGGCCGCCTGCGTGAGCGCAGTGCACGCAACTTTGCGCGCCAGATTGGCAGTGCGCTGCAGTACTGCCACGCGAACAATGTGGTGCACCGCGACCTGAAAATCGAAAACATCCTGATCTCCAAGTCTGGCAACATCAAGATCATCGACTTTGGCCTGTCGAATTTGTACTCGCCCAACTCGCATCTCAACACCTTTTGTGGCTCGCTGTACTTTGCGGCGCCTGAGCTGCTCAACGCACGCGTCTATACCGGCCCTGAGGTGGACGTATGGAGCTTTGGCGTGGTGCTCTACGTGCTGGTCTGTGGCAAAGTGCCGTTTGACGACCAAAACATGCCTGCGCTGCATGCCAAGATCAAGCGCGGGATTGTCGAATACCCCGTATGGCTCAGTGCCGAGTGCAAGCAGCTCCTGTCCCGGATGCTGGTCACTAACCCCCAGCAGCGTGCGACGCTGAGCGAAGTCATGACCCACCCGTGGATGATGAAGGGGTACGACCACGTCGAGTCCCCGCACCTTCCTGCGCGCGTGCCTCTGCGGCCTGGCATGCTGGACATGAGAGTCGTGGAAGGCATGACGGGCTTCGAGTTTGGCTCCGCGTTCGAGATCGAGACGCGGCTGaacgaggtgctgcgcagcgacgcctACGCCCCGGTGCTTGCGAACTGGGACCGGCAGCACGGCCATGGCAGcagcctcggcctcgagctgccCATGCGCCAGAACTCGGACGAgagtgcgtcgagcgactcgagccGCAGCCGTTTGTCGCGCCAGCTGACGGGCGGCATCAACTTTTacaagcgccgcctctCGCTCaagtcgcgcgacgaggacgagtcgtcgcgcgccgaccagccGCCCGGGATCAAGGGGCCGCTCGATCCGACGCTCGGCTTCCACCCCCTCATCTCGATCTACTTCTTGGTCCAAGAGAAGATGCATCGCGAAAAGGTCTATGGGCAGATTTCGTTTGCCTCGAGCGAcattgcgctcgagacAAGCAGCACGGCACACGTAGCGCTCGGCAACGCCGTCTccccgccgagcgcctcgcccaaGACCGCCTCACCGATCGCTTCGATCCAACCGATGCCGACCTCTGCTGATATACCCCATGAGCCGGTCAAGGTCCCGGAAATGACGCACTCGTCGCATCGCACGACCGATCTCCCGAGCTCGTTCATGGGCCCGGCCcccccgccgcgcgccgccgggccgCAGACCCCGTCGGCGACCACAAGCGAGCTGCCTACGCCCGTCTTTGAATCGCGCCAAAAGTCGCAGCCGCGGGGCGTGATGCTCGGTATGCCCCGGgcccgcgcgcacgccgacgagctcgagtcgaGTCTGCGCGCGAAcctcgcgcaaggcgacgTGCCTGCGTGGCACAACAAGCACCTGCCGCAGCCGCCCAACGACGGCTCCGGGCGtgccgtgccgaggcgcagcatgAGCCTGAGCGGATCGGTGCGCAGCAACTCGCCGTCGCAGTCGGCTTATGCCGGGCGGCATTCGCCGATCGCCTCGCCCCTTGGCCTCGGTGGcatgcagcgtgcgctcccGTCGCTGAGCACGAtcgcggccgaggacggCACGGCGCCTGGGCGCATGACGCCGAACTCGACGTCGGCTAACTCGGCGCTCTCTGCACACACAGCGCCCGCGTCGATGCCTGAGCCCGGCCTGTCCCGCCGCTTTGGCTCGATGCTTGGGCGCTTCcccgcgcagcagcgcgtggcgccgtccgatgcggcgtcgctgccgagtCCGCGGACGCCGCagaacgaggcgccgcttcctccgacgccgagcgaggccgCGCAAGGCGAAGAAGGTGTCGGCTACGCGTCTGGCGACATGCCCATGTCGCCCGAAGAAGCCATGTCCAAGCCCGTCTTCCTCAAGGGTCTCTTTAGTGTGCACACGACCAGCCGCCGTTCGCGTGCAGTGATCCGGCGCGACCTGATCCGTGTGCTCGAGGAGATGGGCATTCCCCACCGCGAGATCCGCGGCGGATTTGAGTGCGTCTATCAGCCGAGCGTGAATGTCGACGGCGAAGGCGAGTCGCTCTCTgcgacgacgtcgcgcaccacgACGGCCCTCGCGCACACTGCCGAggccacgcgctcgaccgtcTCGACGCCCGGTGGCGATACTGGGAGCGTGGATGTGGGAGAGATGGCGATCCCCGGTGGGTCCCGCGACGTGTCGCTTGTGGCGACGGGCATTGGCGAGGTCGGCATCGACC gcccccgcgcggacgcgccgggcggcgaggcggaccTTTCTGCGGTCTTTTTCGAGGTGTTTGTCGTGAAAGTTCCACTTCTCCTCGGTATCAACGGTCTGCAGTTCCGGCGCATGTCGGGCAACCCCTGGCAGTACCAGATGCTGGCGAAGCGCATTCTCCACGAGCTCAAATT GACCATGTCGGCAATTGAGCTGATCAACCCCCGTGCCGAGTCCGTACGGCGgatccaggcgctgcaggtgAATATCGCCGGCGCCatcggccttgcgcaggtcgtgcGCTCGAACCTcgggccgcgcggcacgctcaaGATGCTCGTCGATGGCTCGGGCAACCTGAAGATGACCAAGGATGGCAAGGTGCTTCTGACCGAGATGCAGATCCAGAACCCTACGGCGGCGATGATTGCCCGCACGGCGGtggcgcaggacgagcagtgcggcgacggcacgacgtcggtcgtgatcctcgtcggcgagctcctcaagcaggccgagcgctaCATCCAGGAAGGCGTGCACTCGCGCGTCATCTCGGAGGGCTTTGACGTGGCCAAGGCGGGTGTGCTCAAGTTCCTCGACGAGTTcaagcgcacgctgccTATGGACCGCTCGACGCTGATCTCGGTGGCGCATACCGCGCTGGCCACCAAGCTCTCGGGCAAGCTCGCCACGCAGCTTGCCGACAGCATTGTGGATGCTGTGCTTGCGATCAAACCGCGCGACCCCGCGACAGAGGCGCCCGCACCCGCGACCGACGGCTCGACCGAGGACGTGGGCCAGTGGAACATCCGCGACCCCATTGACCTGCACATGGTCGAGATCATGAAGATGCAGCACAAGTCCGACACGGACACGCAGCTTGTGCGTGGCCTGGTGATGGACCatggcgcgcgccacgccgacATGCCGAAGCGCGTCAAGAACGCGTTTGTGCTCACCCTCAACGTGAGCCTCGAGTACGAAAAGACCGAGATCAACTCCGGCTTCTTTTACTCGtccgccgagcagcgcgagaagctcgtcgaatccgagcgccgctttgTCGATGCCAAGCTCAAGAAGATCATCGAGCTGAAGAACGAGgtgtgcgacgcgccggcgggcaCGCCAGAGAACGAACGCAAGTCGTTTGTCATCTTCAACCAAAAGGGCATTGATCCCATGTCGCTCGACATCCTCGCCAAGAACGGCAttctggcgctgcgccgcgccaagcgccgcaacatggagcgcctgcagctctGCTGCGGCGGTGTCGCGCAGAACAGCGTCGACGACCTCTCGCCCGAGATCCTCGGCTGGGCCGGCCTCGTGTACGagcacacgctcggcgaggaaaAGTATACGTTTGTTGAGGACACCAAGGACCCGAAGAGCGTCACGCTGCTCATCAAGGGTCCGAACGCCCACACCATCAACCAGATCcaggacgcggtgcgcgacggtCTGCGTGCAGTCAAGAACGCGGTCGAGGACAAGGCGCTCATcccgggcggcggcgcgttcgaggtcagcgcctcggcctaCCTCCTGGacacggtgcgccgcagcgccaagggacgcgccaagctcggcgtcgaggcgttcgcgcacgcgctcatGATCGTGCCCAAGACCCTCGCAAGCAACGCAGGTCTCGATATCCAGGACGCGATCGTGGCGCTCCAGGACGAGTGCGCGGACGGCCACAcggtcggcctcgacctGCAGACGGGCGAATGCATGGACCCGATGGTGAACGGCGTCTGGGACAACTACCGCGTGAAGCGGCACATGATCCACTCCAGCGCGGTCATCGCCTCGAATCTCCTTTCCGTAGACGAGATCCTCCGCGCCGGACGCTCCTCGCTCAAGGGCGACGGGCCAGGGCCGGGGCCGATGTAG
- a CDS encoding uncharacterized protein (EggNog:ENOG503NV5F; COG:S), translating into MSTAAPAAPPSATPWSSLRRVSYTLPTLVSLQDDPRHRYLADGDHNHRALPVLDLGLEPHSRAGGACLGSAPQVRILEEGGGVRPALPREMQPQHMRPVTALALDTQTNVRSSPHGTPTTGLLYSGGRDGLVCVWELGLGGAPTRPHFRQSIRAHNNWIAAMLLCNQSQTIVTGSSDCTIKAWRPHDEGGGDLCELGTHKDFVKALALAPAADWIVSASLDRQTCLWDLREGRKAPMWRATAPAAIYAAGSSRSGGVITTGGVDKVVRGWDPRMRDSTFELVGHQDNVRTLAVAADGRHVLSGSADTTLRLWDVAQQRCVHTFTHHNSSVWSLYTSDETLGTFYSGDRDGYLCKVDWDAKTDLSEGDCILLAHEQCADAGTDTMRSASIQSIVADHGQNVWTSNVLTPSIRRWSDIPSRTNRMRVSEMHPPTFEHLHGVALDHCINLKPGDTWKALSDSGLAELIGGVSHSPTATRFAPSEDLVQQNIAHLPREKQVQIMRQIAYASCVVAEDAKPLFPQPECEVGGHPGALRAVVLNDRIHALSIDTGGVVALWNIVRAACLGTFDVDRVRHAGTVFSLQAMPTVGAPEHPWRPQDTPGDTLELVQSLIEGDGVVPPWCSLDTSVGELIVHLDEDKVWGAEAYLDEIAALPFPNQQRGPWTEERVSLGVCVLRNLFAQVNAAEASLRSAHSDGVPLLVRALTSGRATPESLLQMPLTEVLPPELGKGAAPNETLESLLARMTAFATQAPAVPMQTQTKAACANTGPLASILLHILHATQEQARTDTTSATTNGTSPVDGAASPTGLFGLWRPNAPRKGDKAAAAQPAAVAPVAPEAQHVKQITQLLQGALRPPPPTKGAPHIPYPPSTLVTISHDLRSSEHQQTAYRGRVEHMARDTPLLELLAPYWLMDLLLNGRAPEREPHRFKVVLDPWTAPPNDPQGAACQLPAVRPIDRVLASARMVRAGRVTTYIQGLLVHVGTTLPPASSPHESPIELLCNGMLLDPYTTLAQCQRHYWKSSQDMALQYRLRSPPSVS; encoded by the coding sequence AtgagcacggccgcgccggctgcgccgcctaGCGCGACCCCATGGAGCTCGCTGCGAAGAGTATCCTATACGCTACCTACTCTTGTGTCGCTGCAGGACGATCCGCGGCACAGGTACCTCGCGGACGGCGACCACAAccaccgcgcgctgcccgtgctggacctcggcctcgagccgcattcccgcgccggcggcgcatgcctggggtcggcgccgcaggtGCGCATCCTCGAAGAGGGAGGGGGGGTGCGTCCCGCGCTCCCACGCGAGATGCAGCCGCAGCACATGCGCCCGGTCACCGCCTTGGCCCTGGACACGCAGACGAACGTGCGGAGCTcgccgcacggcacgcCCACGACAGGCCTTTTGTACAGTGGTGGCCGCGACGGGCTGGTATGTGTGTGGGAGctgggcctcggcggcgcgccgacacGACCCCACTTTCGCCAGAGCATCCGCGCACACAATAACTGGATCGCCGCGATGCTCCTCTGCAACCAGAGTCAGACGATCGTAACAGGCTCCTCCGATTGCACGATCAAGGCGTGGCGGCCACATGacgagggcggcggcgatctCTGTGAACTCGGCACGCACAAGGACTTTGTCAAGGCACTTGCACTTGCGCCGGCTGCCGACTGGATCGTCAGCGCATCACTCGACCGTCAGACTTGCCTCTGGGACTTGCGCGAGGGGAGAAAGGCACCGATGTGGCGCGCAACGGCCCCGGCTGCGATCTATGCCGCGGGATCGagccgcagcggcggcgtcaTTACTacgggcggcgtcgacaaGGTCGTGCGCGGCTGGGATCCACGCATGCGCGATTCGACCTttgagctcgtcgggcACCAGGACAAtgtgcgcacgctggcCGTGGCCGCGGATGGCCGGCACGTCTTGTCAGGCTCGGCAGAtacgacgctgcgcctgtgGGACGTCGCTCAGCAGCGCTGTGTACATACCTTCACGCACCACAACAGCAGTGTGTGGTCCTTGTACACCAgcgacgagacgctcggGACGTTCTACTCGGGCGACCGCGATGGGTATTTGTGCAAGGTCGACTGGGACGCCAAGACGGATCTCAGCGAGGGCGACTGCATCCTGCTCGCCCACGAGCAGTGTGCAGACGCAGGCACAGATACAATGCGTTCTGCCAGCATCCAGAGCATTGTCGCTGACCACGGCCAAAACGTATGGACCTCCAACGTGCTCACGCCGTCGATCCGGCGATGGTCCGACATTCCTTCGCGCACAAACCGCATGCGCGTCTCGGAGATGCACCCGCCCACATTCGAGCACTtgcacggcgtcgcgctcgatcaCTGCATCAACCTCAAGCCGGGCGATACGTGGAAGGCCTTGTCCGACTCGGGGCTCGCGGAGCTAAtcggcggcgtctcgcATTCGCCGACGGCCACACGCtttgcgccgagcgaggatCTCGTGCAACAGAACATTGCGCATCTTCCGCGTGAAAAGCAGGTGCAGATCATGCGCCAGATTGCCTACGCAAGCTGCGTCGTGGCTGAAGATGCCAAGCCGCTCTTTCCGCAGCCCGAATGCGAAGTGGGCGGACaccccggcgcgctgcgcgcggtcgTGCTCAACGACCGCATCCACGCTCTCTCGATCGACAcgggcggcgtcgtcgcACTGTGGAATATCGTGCGTGCCGCGTGCCTGGGCACGTTTGACGTGGACCGCGTCCGGCACGCAGGGACCGTCTTTTCTTTGCAGGCGATGCCGaccgtcggcgcgccggagcACCCATGGCGGCCCCAGGACACGCCAGGCGATaccctcgagctcgtgcagagCTTGATCGAGGGCGACGGTGTCGTTCCACCGTGGTGCTCGCTGGATACGtccgtcggcgagcttattgtgcacctcgacgaAGACAAGGTATggggcgccgaggcgtaccTGGACGAGATCGCTGCCCTCCCTTTTCCGAACCAACAACGGGGTCCTTGGACCGAAGAGCGCGTGAGTCTGGGCGTGTGCGTGCTCCGTAACCTCTTTGCTCAGGTGAATGCCGCAGAGGCGTCTTTGCGTTCCGCCCACTCGGACGGCGTTCCGCTTTTGGTTCGTGCGCTTACCTCGGGCCGTGCGACGCCCGAATCGTTGCTGCAGATGCCCCTCACCGAGGTGCTCCCGCCCGAGCTCGGGaagggcgccgcgccaaacGAGACCTTGGAGTCTCTCTTGGCACGGATGACGGCGTTTGCGACCCAGGCACCGGCTGTGCCGATGCAGACGCAAACCAAGGCTGCCTGTGCGAATACAGGACCGCTTGCGAGCATCCTCTTGCACATCCTGCACGCCACACAAGAGCAAGCCCGTACAGACACTACTTCGGCGACCACCAATGGAACGAGTCCTGTggacggcgcagcgtcgccgaccggcTTATTCGGCCTGTGGCGTCCCAATGCACCACGCAAAGGCGAcaaggccgccgcggcacaaccggcggccgtggcccCCGTCGCCCCTGAAGCACAGCATGTAAAGCAAATCACCCAGCTGCTgcaaggcgcgctgcgtcccCCTCCGCCGACCAAAGGAGCCCCCCACATTCCTTATCCCCCCTCGACGCTGGTCACAATCTCTCATGATCTACGCAGCTCAGAGCATCAGCAGACCGCATACCGTGGGCGTGTAGAGCACATGGCCCGCGATACCCCTCTCTTGGAGCTCTTGGCGCCGTACTGGCTCATGGACCTGCTGCTGAACGGCCGCGCacccgagcgcgagccgcacCGCTTCAAAGTGGTGCTGGATCCGTGGACCGCACCTCCGAATGATCCCCAAGGTGCAGCATGCCAGCTGCCTGCCGTGCGCCCCATCGATCGGGTCTTGGCGTCTGCGCGCATGGTCCGTGCAGGGCGCGTGACGACATATATCCAAGGGCTCTTGGTGCACGTCGGTACGACGCTCCCCCccgcgtcgtcgccacACGAGTCGCCCATCGAGCTGCTGTGCAATGGCATGCTCCTTGACCCCTacacgacgctcgcgcagtgCCAGCGGCACTATTGGAAGTCGAGCCAAGACATGGCGCTGCAGTACCGTCTCCGATCACCGCCTTCCGTTTCATAA
- a CDS encoding GTP cyclohydrolase I (COG:H; EggNog:ENOG503NVRA), with protein MASESVRPERGTKRQLEQDEVYPEDGYDSDPPATAVPPAMSMSESQVSLHQHGGGLGTPTGAKTNISGFSELSDKIQSVMNKDGLGWPEAAKNEERLAGAVKTILECLGEDPERDGLRDTPKRYARALLWMTRGYEEQLCDVISNAIFDEDHDEMVIVRDIPVYSLCEHHLVPFTGKIHIGYIPNRMVIGLSKLARIAETFARRLSVQERLTRQVALALDEALKPRGVAVVMECEHMCMAMRGVQKQGASTVTSCMLGVFRNRQKTREEFLSLIRH; from the exons ATGGCGTCGGAAAGCGTTCGGCCTGAGCGCGGTACAAAGCGCCAGCTTGAG CAGGATGAAGTTTACCCCGAGGACGGCTACGACTCGGACCCTCCGGCAacggccgtgccgccggccATGTCCATGTCGGAATCGCAAGTATCGCTGCACCAGCACGGCGGCGgactcggcacgccgaccggCGCAAAGACAAACATCAGCGGATTTTCAGAGCTGTCGGACAAGATCCAGTCGGTCATGAACAAGGATGGTCTGGGCTGGCCAG AGGCGGCCAAAAATGAGGAGCGTCTTGCGGGCGCCGTCAAGACGATTCTCGAGTGCCTTGGCGAAGACCCGGAGCGCGATGGACTTCGTGATACCCCCAAACGCTACGCACGTGCCTTGCTGTGGATGACACGGGGCTACGAGGAGCAGCTGTGTG ATGTGATCTCCAACGCAATTTTCGACGAGGACCACGACGAAATGGTGATTGTGCGCGATATTCCCGTGTACAGCCTCTGTGAGCACCACCTCGTCCCCTTCACAGGCAAG ATCCACATCGGCTACATCCCCAACCGCATGGTCATCGGCCTTTCGAAGCTGGCCCGCATTGCTGAGACGTTTGCTCGGCGGTTGTCTGTGCAGGAGCGCCTTACGCGCCAGGTCGCCCTCGCTCTGGACGAAGCGCTCAAACCCCGTGGCGTTGCTGTCGTTATGGAGTGCGAGCACATGTGCatggcgatgcgcggcgtgcagaAGCAAGGCGCAAGCACCGTGACGAGTTGCATGCTCGGTGTGTTCCGCAACCGCCAAAAGACGCGTGAAGAATTTTTGAGCCTCATCCGTCACTAA
- the RPL23A gene encoding 60S ribosomal protein L23A (COG:J; EggNog:ENOG503P1RU; BUSCO:EOG09265CQO), which yields MPKVSVGNKFRMTLGLPVGAVINCADNSGAKNLYVIAVVGVGAALNRLPAAAAGDMFVASVKKGKPELRKKVLAAVIIRQRKPWRRRDGVFLYFEDNAGVIVNPKGEMKGSAITGPVAKECADLWPRIASNAGTVV from the exons ATGCCGAAGGTTTCTGTGGGTAACAAGTTCCGTATGACGCTCGGTCTCCCGGTCGGTGCAGTGATCAACTGCGCCGACAACTCGGGTGCGAAGAACCTGTACGTTATTGCCGTCGTCGGTGTGGGTGCCGCTCTCAACCGTCtgcccgccgcggctgccgGTGACATGTTCGTGGCTTCCGTCAAGAAGGGTAAGCCCGAGCTCCGTAAGAAGGTCCTTGCCGCTGTTATTATCCGCCAGCGCAAGCCGTGGCGCCGTCGTGACGGTGTCTTCCTCTACTTTGAGGACAACGCTGGTGTTATTGTCAACCCCAAGGGTGAGATGAAGGGCTCGGCCATCACTGGCCCTGTTGCCAAGGAATGC GCTGACCTCTGGCCGCGTATTGCCTCCAACGCCGGTACCGTGGTTTAA
- a CDS encoding uncharacterized protein (EggNog:ENOG503P7N8; COG:C) has translation MSKSITLDELKQHNTEESAWVAVQGNVYDVTEFIDEHPGGRKILLKNIGSDATSKFVNYHPDYVLKEVAPKFKIGSLADGAKL, from the exons ATGTCGAAGTCCATTACTCTTGACGAACTGAAGCAGCACAACACCG AGGAGTCGGCCTGGGTTGCCGTCCAGGGCAACGTCTACGACGTGACCGAGTTCATTGACGAGCACCCCGGTGGTCGCAAGATCCTGCTCAAGAACATTGGCTCCGACGCCACCTCGAAGTTCGTGAACTACCACCCTGACTACGTTCTCAAGGAGGTCGCGCCCAAGTTCAAGATCGGCTCGCTCGCTGACGGAGCGAAGCTCTAA